One region of Chryseobacterium muglaense genomic DNA includes:
- the mobA gene encoding conjugal transfer protein MobA, which translates to MNENNRRQVKKTIGRPLKTDPATIRYTVSFNEQEHALFLALFDKSGMQVKAHFIKSCIFDKTIKTIQIDKGTVDFYMRLTSFHSQFRNVGVNYNQIIKLLYKNFSPKKASAYLFKLEKQTAEMAMLCRQIIELTEEFETEYLKNQSKK; encoded by the coding sequence ATGAACGAGAACAACAGAAGACAAGTGAAGAAGACCATAGGTCGTCCACTTAAAACAGATCCAGCGACCATACGGTACACCGTTTCTTTTAACGAACAGGAACACGCCCTATTTCTTGCTCTTTTTGACAAATCAGGTATGCAGGTAAAGGCACATTTTATTAAGTCTTGCATCTTTGATAAGACAATCAAGACCATTCAGATTGACAAAGGAACCGTTGATTTTTATATGCGACTTACCTCATTTCACAGCCAATTTCGCAATGTTGGCGTGAATTACAATCAGATTATTAAACTGCTTTACAAGAATTTTTCGCCGAAAAAAGCATCGGCTTATCTTTTTAAACTGGAAAAACAGACCGCTGAAATGGCGATGTTATGCCGACAAATAATTGAATTAACAGAAGAATTTGAAACAGAATATCTGAAAAACCAGTCTAAAAAATGA
- the mobB gene encoding conjugal transfer protein MobB, which produces MIAKIGRSENLYGALAYNNLKIEKENGQILFTNKIIETANGQYTVTQLAQSFAPYLIANRNTEKHTLHISLNPDPNDKVSDDKFREMAQQYMQEMGYGEQPFIVFKHTDIDRSHIHIVSVCVDENGKKISDKFEKMRSMNVCRELEKQHHLIPATDKEHKQNDKIFRPVDYKVGDIKSQIASVVRHLQNYYQFQTLGEYNALLSLFNITTEKVEGELRGKPQQGLLYIPLNEKGERAGHPFKASLFGKNAGLAGLELHFENSKTKLKDHPVKQTLKSVVTIALQSTDNEQDFKKKLMKQGINVVVRRNDTGRIYGMTFIDHNSKSVWNGSRLAKELSANTFNDYWNNSIKPDIKEPTVQSKRSTINDVDLPKEEPHHLFDFLTTDKNEDGLIEALGGLLPEVQGEDYEEQDFANKMKKKRKRQRGQR; this is translated from the coding sequence ATGATAGCAAAAATTGGTAGGAGCGAAAATTTATATGGTGCATTGGCGTACAATAATCTGAAAATTGAGAAAGAAAACGGACAAATTCTGTTTACAAATAAGATTATTGAAACTGCAAACGGGCAATATACAGTGACGCAATTGGCTCAATCTTTCGCTCCGTACCTAATTGCAAATCGCAATACGGAAAAACATACGCTGCATATTTCACTCAATCCCGACCCAAACGATAAGGTTTCTGATGATAAATTTCGGGAAATGGCACAACAGTATATGCAGGAAATGGGTTACGGAGAACAGCCTTTTATAGTATTCAAACATACCGATATTGACCGCAGCCATATTCATATTGTTTCGGTTTGTGTAGATGAAAACGGTAAGAAAATTTCTGACAAGTTTGAGAAAATGCGGTCGATGAATGTTTGTAGAGAACTTGAAAAACAACATCATTTGATACCTGCAACGGACAAAGAGCATAAGCAAAATGATAAGATTTTCCGTCCGGTAGATTACAAAGTTGGCGATATTAAAAGTCAGATTGCATCCGTCGTTCGTCATCTTCAAAACTATTACCAATTCCAAACGTTGGGCGAATACAATGCTTTGCTTTCGCTATTTAATATTACTACAGAAAAGGTCGAAGGCGAATTACGTGGCAAGCCGCAGCAGGGTTTACTCTACATTCCATTAAATGAAAAAGGCGAAAGAGCTGGGCATCCATTCAAGGCTTCGTTATTTGGAAAAAACGCAGGACTTGCGGGTTTGGAACTGCATTTTGAAAACAGCAAAACAAAATTAAAAGATCATCCCGTCAAGCAGACTTTAAAATCTGTCGTTACCATTGCCCTGCAATCCACAGATAATGAACAGGATTTTAAAAAGAAGTTAATGAAACAAGGTATCAATGTGGTGGTACGAAGAAATGACACAGGGCGTATTTATGGTATGACTTTTATTGACCACAATTCAAAATCGGTATGGAATGGTTCACGATTGGCAAAGGAACTTTCTGCAAATACCTTTAATGATTATTGGAACAATAGTATCAAACCGGATATTAAAGAACCTACCGTACAATCCAAACGATCTACTATTAATGATGTAGATCTTCCAAAAGAAGAACCTCATCATTTATTCGATTTCTTAACTACGGATAAAAATGAAGACGGTTTGATTGAAGCATTAGGAGGTTTACTGCCCGAAGTTCAGGGCGAAGATTACGAAGAACAAGACTTTGCAAATAAGATGAAGAAGAAACGAAAACGTCAAAGAGGTCAGCGATAA
- the mobC gene encoding conjugal transfer protein MobC, which yields MQGEDDLRGLAKIMAFMRAVSILLVLMHLYWFCYGFFLERGWTLEVINKILGNFQRTASLFSHTLYTKAFALVLLALSCLGTKGVKNEKITWSKIYVALGVGFVLFFLNTPLLKLPPIIGTFLYILTISLGYIALLMAGVWMSRLLKNNLMDDVFNNENESFQQETKLMENEYSVNLPTKFYYKGKWNNGWINIVNPFRASIVLGTPGSGKSYAIVNNYIKQQIEKGFSMYIYDFKFDDLSTIAYNHLLKHRDKYKIQPKFYVINFDDPRKSHRCNPLNPDFMTDISDAYEAAYTIMLNLNRSWIQKQGDFFVESPIILLAAIIWYLKIYENGKYCTFPHAIELLNKKYSDVFTILTSYPDLENYLSPFMDAWQGGAQDQLQGQIASAKIPLSRMISPQLYWVMTGDDFTLDINNPKEPKILCVGNNPDRQNIYSAALGLYNSRIVKLINKKGQLKSSVIIDELPTIYFRGLDNLIATARSNKVAVCLGFQDFSQLIRDYGDKEAKVIQNTVGNIFSGQVVGETAKSLSERFGKVLQKRQSLTINRNDKSTSISTQLDSLIPASKISTLTQGMFVGSVSDNFDERIEQKIFHAEIVVDNEKVAAETKAYQKIPEILSFVDEHGEDKMKQEIENNYRKIKTDILHIVESEIERIKNDPNLQHLVQE from the coding sequence ATGCAAGGAGAAGACGATTTAAGAGGACTTGCCAAGATAATGGCTTTTATGCGGGCAGTCAGTATTCTTTTGGTGCTGATGCACCTTTATTGGTTTTGCTACGGTTTCTTTTTAGAACGTGGTTGGACTTTGGAAGTAATCAACAAAATATTAGGGAATTTTCAACGAACGGCAAGTTTGTTTTCACATACTCTTTACACCAAAGCCTTTGCTTTAGTATTGTTGGCTTTAAGTTGTTTGGGAACAAAAGGTGTAAAGAACGAAAAGATAACCTGGTCTAAAATTTATGTTGCTTTGGGCGTTGGTTTTGTATTGTTCTTTCTGAACACACCATTGCTAAAATTACCTCCGATAATTGGCACATTTCTGTATATCCTTACTATCTCTTTGGGCTATATTGCTTTGCTGATGGCAGGAGTATGGATGAGCCGATTACTTAAAAACAACCTGATGGACGATGTTTTCAATAACGAGAACGAGAGTTTTCAACAGGAAACCAAGTTGATGGAAAACGAGTATTCTGTTAATCTACCCACCAAATTTTACTACAAAGGTAAATGGAACAACGGTTGGATAAATATTGTAAATCCATTTAGGGCATCTATCGTGTTGGGCACGCCAGGTTCGGGAAAATCTTATGCTATTGTAAATAACTACATCAAACAACAGATTGAGAAAGGTTTCTCAATGTACATCTACGATTTCAAGTTCGACGACCTTTCCACCATTGCCTACAACCACTTACTAAAGCATCGGGATAAGTACAAAATCCAGCCTAAATTTTATGTGATAAATTTTGATGACCCACGCAAGAGTCACCGATGTAATCCACTCAATCCCGACTTTATGACGGACATTTCTGATGCTTACGAAGCCGCTTATACCATAATGTTAAACCTCAACCGAAGCTGGATACAAAAACAAGGGGATTTTTTCGTGGAAAGTCCAATCATCTTATTGGCTGCCATTATTTGGTATCTGAAAATCTACGAAAATGGTAAGTATTGCACATTCCCGCATGCAATCGAATTGCTGAATAAAAAGTATTCGGACGTGTTCACGATTTTAACCTCATACCCCGATTTGGAAAATTACTTATCACCCTTTATGGATGCGTGGCAAGGTGGCGCCCAAGATCAGTTACAAGGTCAGATAGCATCAGCAAAAATTCCGTTATCGAGAATGATTAGCCCGCAACTTTATTGGGTAATGACAGGCGATGATTTTACACTCGATATCAACAATCCAAAAGAGCCTAAAATTTTATGCGTTGGTAATAATCCTGATCGTCAAAATATTTACTCGGCAGCGTTAGGTTTGTACAATTCAAGGATTGTAAAGCTGATTAACAAAAAAGGACAGTTAAAAAGTTCTGTTATCATTGACGAGTTACCAACTATTTATTTTAGAGGACTGGATAATCTAATCGCAACAGCGAGAAGTAATAAGGTAGCGGTGTGTTTGGGGTTCCAAGATTTTTCGCAATTAATACGTGATTATGGCGACAAAGAAGCCAAAGTTATTCAGAATACCGTTGGTAATATATTCAGTGGTCAGGTTGTAGGGGAAACGGCAAAAAGCCTTTCGGAACGTTTCGGTAAAGTTTTACAAAAACGCCAAAGTTTGACCATTAACCGTAATGATAAATCTACGTCTATTTCTACACAATTGGATAGTTTGATACCTGCTTCCAAAATCTCAACATTGACACAGGGGATGTTCGTTGGTTCTGTATCAGATAATTTTGATGAGCGCATTGAGCAAAAGATATTTCATGCAGAAATTGTGGTGGATAATGAAAAAGTAGCTGCCGAAACCAAAGCCTATCAGAAGATACCTGAAATTTTATCCTTTGTTGATGAACATGGAGAGGACAAAATGAAACAGGAAATTGAAAACAATTACCGCAAGATAAAAACCGATATTCTACATATTGTAGAAAGTGAAATTGAACGGATTAAGAATGATCCGAACTTACAGCATTTGGTGCAAGAATGA
- the hxlB gene encoding 6-phospho-3-hexuloisomerase: MEQVNTTIDNLKKILIENEEISTLLNPESLSLLENHIKQAKRIFFVGAGRTGLALKMTAMRFMHLGFKVHVVGETTTPAILENDLLIVGSGSGTTSTLVLATEKAKKQNATVIAITADEHSKIATLSDQIIAIKAAVKTDFGISASEQYAGSLFEQSVLLILDAVFMTLWQKSGLTKENLWPKHANLE, translated from the coding sequence ATGGAACAAGTGAATACTACAATAGACAATTTAAAAAAGATCCTGATCGAAAATGAAGAAATCTCAACTCTTCTGAATCCAGAATCTCTATCGTTGCTTGAAAATCATATTAAGCAAGCAAAACGTATCTTTTTTGTAGGAGCTGGACGTACTGGATTAGCATTAAAGATGACAGCTATGAGGTTTATGCACCTTGGATTTAAAGTGCATGTAGTGGGAGAAACTACAACACCTGCTATTTTAGAAAATGATCTGCTTATAGTCGGTTCCGGTTCTGGCACAACATCAACCCTTGTGCTTGCTACAGAAAAAGCTAAAAAACAAAATGCCACAGTAATTGCAATTACAGCAGATGAGCATAGTAAAATCGCAACTCTATCAGATCAAATAATAGCCATTAAAGCAGCTGTAAAAACCGATTTCGGTATATCTGCTTCTGAGCAATATGCAGGTAGCTTATTTGAACAGTCTGTTTTGTTGATTTTAGACGCAGTCTTTATGACGCTATGGCAAAAATCAGGATTAACAAAAGAAAATCTTTGGCCGAAACATGCCAATCTCGAATAA
- the hxlA gene encoding 3-hexulose-6-phosphate synthase, giving the protein MTKLQVAIDLLTTEAALELAEKVAPYVDIIELGTPLIKAEGLKVITAMKAAHPNKLVFADLKTADTGALEAEMAFNAGADLVTVMGAVDDATIIGAIEAAKKAGKKVVVDTIGVKNRVQRAKEVTAFGVEFVELHAGLDEQALPGYNVQKLISEGREAQVPFSIAGGVNINTIKDVVAAGAAVAVAGGAIYGAEDPAAAAKALKEAIIA; this is encoded by the coding sequence ATGACTAAATTACAAGTAGCAATTGACTTATTAACTACTGAAGCAGCCTTAGAATTGGCAGAAAAAGTAGCACCTTATGTAGATATCATTGAGTTAGGTACTCCATTAATCAAGGCAGAAGGTCTTAAAGTAATCACAGCAATGAAGGCCGCTCATCCAAATAAACTGGTATTCGCAGACCTTAAAACTGCTGATACAGGTGCATTAGAAGCAGAAATGGCATTCAATGCTGGGGCAGATTTAGTAACCGTAATGGGTGCTGTAGATGATGCAACAATTATTGGCGCTATTGAAGCTGCGAAAAAAGCGGGTAAAAAAGTAGTAGTAGATACAATCGGTGTTAAGAATCGTGTACAACGTGCTAAAGAAGTAACTGCTTTTGGAGTAGAGTTTGTGGAATTACACGCTGGTTTAGATGAACAAGCATTACCAGGCTATAATGTACAAAAATTAATCAGCGAAGGTAGAGAAGCTCAAGTTCCTTTCTCAATCGCTGGTGGTGTTAACATCAACACAATAAAAGATGTCGTAGCTGCTGGTGCTGCAGTAGCAGTTGCTGGTGGAGCAATCTATGGTGCAGAAGATCCTGCCGCAGCTGCAAAAGCTTTAAAAGAAGCAATAATAGCATAA
- the gndA gene encoding NADP-dependent phosphogluconate dehydrogenase, whose product MITYNFGIVGLGVMGRNLLLNMADHGFAVAGLDLDQEKADSLQAEAQDGHSVFATVKPEDFVKSLEQPRAIMLLVPAGAPVDGAIKTLLPFLDEGDIIIDGGNTYFTDTDRRYKELSSKGIHFFGMGISGGESGARRGPSMMPGGDKIAYERLRPIFEAIAAKVDGEPCVEFLGNGSAGNYVKMVHNGIEYGIMQLIAETYDIMKNVYHLDHETIQQLFEQWNKEELNSFLIEITADILKQKEGDKYLVDLISDWAKSKGTGKWTSQNAMDLQVPVPVIDAAVNMRDMSKYKLERIQASALLKWNNEENISNANLDDLKKGLYFAIITTYAQGLAQLKIASEIYGYDLNLETICKIWRGGCIIRAILLEDFRQAFATESDLPNVMLDKHIAEKLNTTQSSIRTVLKDTIQNGTPASAWTNALSYFDAYRSENLPTNLIQAQRDFFGAHTYERIDKDGIFHTRWES is encoded by the coding sequence ATGATTACATATAATTTCGGTATAGTTGGTTTAGGTGTTATGGGCAGAAATCTATTGCTCAATATGGCTGACCATGGATTTGCTGTTGCAGGTTTAGATTTGGATCAAGAAAAAGCAGATTCATTACAGGCAGAAGCTCAGGATGGTCATTCTGTTTTTGCAACTGTTAAACCAGAAGACTTTGTAAAATCCTTAGAACAACCAAGAGCTATAATGTTATTAGTTCCGGCTGGTGCTCCAGTAGATGGAGCAATTAAAACATTGCTTCCATTTTTGGACGAAGGCGATATTATTATTGACGGAGGAAACACGTATTTTACAGATACAGACAGAAGATATAAAGAGCTTTCTTCAAAAGGAATCCATTTTTTCGGAATGGGTATTTCTGGCGGAGAAAGTGGGGCAAGAAGAGGCCCAAGCATGATGCCTGGAGGAGATAAGATAGCTTACGAACGTTTACGTCCAATCTTCGAAGCCATAGCTGCAAAAGTAGATGGTGAACCTTGTGTAGAATTTTTAGGCAACGGATCTGCTGGAAATTATGTAAAAATGGTGCATAATGGTATAGAATATGGAATTATGCAGCTTATTGCAGAAACCTATGATATTATGAAAAATGTTTATCATTTGGATCATGAAACCATTCAACAATTATTTGAACAATGGAATAAAGAAGAATTAAACTCTTTCCTTATTGAAATTACAGCTGATATTTTGAAGCAAAAAGAAGGTGATAAATATTTGGTTGATTTAATTTCAGACTGGGCTAAATCTAAAGGAACAGGAAAATGGACTTCACAAAATGCAATGGATTTACAGGTTCCGGTTCCAGTTATTGATGCTGCTGTAAATATGAGAGATATGTCTAAATACAAACTTGAAAGAATACAGGCTTCAGCTTTATTAAAATGGAATAATGAAGAAAATATCAGTAATGCAAATTTAGATGATTTGAAAAAAGGACTGTACTTTGCCATTATAACCACTTATGCACAAGGATTAGCTCAACTTAAAATTGCTTCTGAAATCTATGGATACGATTTGAATTTAGAAACAATATGTAAAATTTGGAGAGGAGGATGTATTATTAGAGCAATTTTATTAGAAGATTTTAGACAAGCATTTGCAACAGAATCCGATTTACCAAACGTAATGCTCGATAAACACATTGCAGAAAAACTGAATACAACACAAAGCAGTATTCGTACTGTTTTGAAAGACACTATTCAAAATGGAACTCCAGCTTCTGCATGGACGAACGCATTATCTTATTTTGATGCTTATCGTTCTGAAAATTTGCCAACCAATCTTATTCAAGCGCAACGTGATTTCTTTGGAGCACACACGTATGAACGAATTGACAAAGATGGAATATTCCACACCCGTTGGGAATCGTAA
- the zwf gene encoding glucose-6-phosphate dehydrogenase — protein sequence MKNNDKKPTSIVIFGATGDLAKRKLFPAFFNLFLDGWMPEDFELLSLGRTEHTQEEFRNYILENINDFSRIKNFSEEKWNQFKEKIKFVRFDITQEESFIQLKNQLDGIDAKLGARANRLFYLSVAPSFIEKVSKSLKENGLANNMNQDRMIIEKPFGYDKDSAVALNAMLAQTFKEEQIYRIDHYLGKENVQNILAFRFGNTIFEPLWNNKYIDSVQITVAETVGVEDRGGYYDGSGALRDMIQNHLMQILCMVAMEPPTAFESTEIRNRKVDVLKSVRRINLEDINHYTVRAQYTEGEIDGKKKLGYLAEPGVNPNSNTETYVAMKLYVDNERWKGVPFYMRTGKRMSKKESSIVISFKEVPCTTFQDGIKKLQPNKLTINIQPEMDINLSFMTKKPGLDMKLKPAEMVFDYFECAPDTPEAYETLLLDALDGDSTLFMRSDQVEEAWDVIANIQTAWENGNVSKMVTYPAGSSGPEAADELLKRQGHNWLSNSNETLKTKKDA from the coding sequence ATGAAAAATAATGATAAAAAACCAACTTCTATTGTCATTTTTGGCGCAACGGGAGATTTAGCAAAAAGAAAATTATTTCCTGCATTTTTTAATCTGTTTTTGGACGGTTGGATGCCAGAAGATTTTGAACTTCTTTCTTTAGGAAGAACAGAACATACTCAGGAAGAATTCAGAAATTATATTTTAGAAAATATCAACGATTTTTCGAGAATCAAGAACTTTTCTGAAGAGAAATGGAATCAATTCAAAGAAAAAATCAAATTTGTCAGGTTCGATATTACACAAGAAGAATCTTTCATTCAGTTGAAAAATCAACTTGACGGCATAGATGCTAAATTAGGTGCCAGAGCCAACCGTCTTTTTTACCTTTCGGTAGCACCAAGCTTTATTGAAAAAGTTTCAAAAAGCCTTAAAGAAAATGGCTTGGCTAATAATATGAATCAAGATCGCATGATTATCGAAAAGCCTTTTGGATACGATAAAGATTCGGCTGTGGCGCTTAATGCAATGTTAGCACAAACGTTCAAAGAAGAGCAAATCTACAGAATTGACCATTATTTGGGTAAAGAAAATGTACAGAACATTTTAGCGTTCCGTTTTGGTAACACTATTTTCGAACCACTTTGGAATAATAAATATATCGATTCTGTGCAGATTACTGTGGCGGAAACCGTAGGTGTTGAAGATCGTGGAGGTTATTATGACGGTTCGGGAGCATTGCGAGATATGATCCAAAACCATTTAATGCAGATTCTTTGCATGGTAGCTATGGAACCACCAACTGCATTTGAATCTACAGAAATCAGAAACCGAAAAGTAGATGTCTTAAAAAGTGTGAGAAGAATCAATTTGGAAGACATCAATCATTATACGGTTAGAGCACAATATACTGAAGGTGAGATTGATGGTAAAAAGAAATTAGGCTATTTGGCAGAGCCAGGAGTTAATCCAAACTCAAACACAGAAACTTATGTTGCCATGAAGCTTTATGTTGATAATGAGCGTTGGAAAGGTGTTCCGTTCTATATGCGCACAGGAAAACGTATGTCCAAAAAAGAATCTTCTATTGTAATCAGTTTTAAAGAAGTACCTTGTACTACTTTTCAGGATGGAATAAAAAAATTGCAACCCAATAAATTAACCATCAATATTCAACCTGAAATGGATATCAATTTATCGTTTATGACGAAAAAGCCAGGGCTTGACATGAAACTGAAACCTGCTGAAATGGTATTCGATTATTTTGAATGTGCACCAGATACACCTGAAGCTTACGAGACGTTATTGTTGGACGCTCTTGATGGAGATTCAACACTGTTTATGCGTTCAGATCAAGTGGAAGAAGCTTGGGATGTTATTGCGAATATTCAAACAGCATGGGAAAATGGAAACGTGTCAAAAATGGTAACTTATCCTGCTGGAAGCTCAGGGCCAGAAGCAGCAGATGAATTGTTGAAGAGACAAGGACATAATTGGCTGAGTAATTCTAATGAAACTTTGAAAACCAAAAAAGATGCTTAA
- the pgl gene encoding 6-phosphogluconolactonase, translating to MLNIQSSTEEIFKTTAQLFVAAANDAIDQKGFFTVALTGGSSPEGLYKLLSEDQYKNQIDWTKVLVFWGDERWVSLDNGLSNAKMSQETLLQNVPVLPSNIFPMYADDVKPEDFASTYNTLLHEKLGDDGIMDFILLGMGSDGHTASLFPGTAVLDEKEKWVAAYYLDAQQMYRITLTAPFLNKAKKIIVLTFGDAKADALKEVLEGDYNPSLYPSQLLKPTKGELLFLVDEKAAKYLSNND from the coding sequence ATGCTTAATATACAATCATCAACGGAAGAAATATTTAAAACGACAGCACAACTATTTGTAGCTGCTGCTAATGATGCAATAGATCAAAAAGGCTTTTTTACAGTTGCTTTAACAGGAGGTTCTTCGCCAGAAGGGCTATACAAACTTTTGTCCGAAGATCAATACAAAAATCAAATTGACTGGACTAAAGTTCTTGTTTTTTGGGGAGATGAAAGATGGGTTTCACTGGATAATGGGCTAAGTAATGCTAAAATGTCCCAAGAAACACTTCTACAAAATGTTCCTGTCCTGCCGTCTAATATTTTTCCAATGTATGCAGATGATGTAAAGCCCGAAGATTTTGCATCAACTTACAATACACTTTTACATGAAAAACTTGGAGATGATGGAATAATGGATTTTATACTTTTGGGGATGGGAAGTGATGGACACACTGCTTCATTATTTCCTGGAACTGCCGTTCTTGATGAAAAAGAAAAATGGGTTGCTGCTTATTATTTAGATGCACAGCAAATGTATAGGATCACTCTTACAGCTCCTTTTTTAAACAAAGCAAAAAAAATAATCGTGTTAACTTTTGGCGATGCTAAGGCTGATGCCTTGAAAGAAGTGTTGGAAGGAGATTATAATCCGTCCCTCTATCCATCGCAATTATTGAAACCCACAAAAGGAGAACTTTTGTTTTTAGTGGACGAAAAAGCGGCAAAATATTTGAGCAATAACGATTAA
- a CDS encoding AraC family transcriptional regulator, which yields MFTHYLKDIQHNSERAITPFHIFDLDKEDMEQYRNPHTKDHFCLLFVKKGSMKMQVEDRRYDVSENCISVIFPGQLSSKEQISDDFDGKMILFDEVLFCSDILKNELSIYNHNISVKLNHIELPVAETNEVQMLLEQIEKLYHDLTSVKKEQARFFIKITLLKLVEFVHTKWDKDKVTNENTRLYGKFLELLERHYKTERMVSWYAEKLLISPKKLNEITKKVAGLTSIETIHARIMNEIKQLLLLSSYSHKEIAFELGFNSPAALNKFVRAKLDETPTNLQQQLAQMYNT from the coding sequence ATGTTTACACATTATCTTAAAGATATACAGCATAATTCTGAAAGGGCAATCACGCCCTTTCATATTTTTGATTTGGATAAAGAGGATATGGAGCAATATCGGAATCCTCATACAAAAGACCATTTTTGTCTCCTGTTTGTTAAAAAAGGGAGTATGAAAATGCAAGTAGAAGATCGTCGTTATGATGTCAGTGAAAATTGCATAAGCGTTATATTTCCTGGTCAATTATCCTCAAAAGAACAAATCAGTGATGATTTTGATGGAAAAATGATTCTATTTGATGAAGTATTATTCTGTTCAGATATTTTAAAAAATGAGTTAAGTATTTACAATCACAATATATCCGTTAAGCTAAACCATATTGAATTACCCGTTGCCGAAACAAATGAAGTACAAATGTTATTGGAACAAATTGAAAAGTTGTATCATGACCTAACCTCTGTCAAAAAAGAGCAAGCACGATTTTTTATCAAGATAACATTGTTGAAATTAGTGGAGTTTGTACATACAAAATGGGATAAAGATAAAGTAACAAATGAGAATACCAGACTTTATGGAAAATTTCTTGAATTGTTGGAACGCCATTATAAAACGGAACGAATGGTTAGTTGGTACGCTGAAAAACTACTCATTTCACCAAAGAAATTAAATGAAATAACGAAGAAAGTGGCAGGCTTAACTTCTATTGAAACCATTCACGCAAGGATAATGAACGAGATCAAACAATTGCTGTTACTATCCAGTTATTCTCATAAAGAAATTGCTTTTGAACTTGGATTCAATTCGCCAGCAGCGTTGAATAAATTTGTGCGTGCAAAATTGGATGAAACCCCAACAAATCTGCAACAACAACTGGCACAAATGTATAATACATAG